In Labrus bergylta chromosome 5, fLabBer1.1, whole genome shotgun sequence, the genomic window AGAAGAAGGGAGTCCAGCACACAATGTATGCAAGGACTACCACAAATGTCATTTTCACAGTGCGGATCTTTGCCTTTGAAATAAGCCTCACGTTGCTCACACGAGAGAGAGGATGAGCACCTTTGGAGGGCCTCGGAGTCAGAGCCAGAAAGTGCTCCCTTCTGGTTTTTAAATTGAAGTTCTGCCATATTTTAAAGCATATCAAGCCATAGCAGATGCTTAAAATTGCCACTGGGATAATGTAAATGCTGAGACTCATCCATGTAATGTATGCTTTGGCACCCCACGGCTGTACAAAGTCCCCCCAGCAGTCATATACGCCGTGTCCGACCTCCTTTAATGAGAAGATGTACGCTTGAGGAGTGCTAAATATTAGGCTGAGCATCCAGGACCCGATCACACAGAAGTCATCCTTCCTCTTGTGCACTAAGCGGAGCGGCTGGCAGATCGCTAAACACCTGTCGATGGACATCAAGACGAGCATGTACGTGGATGCGAACATCCCCACGACCTGGAGGTATTTAACCAGCCTGCAGAGGAGATCCGGTCCGTAGAAGCGGAATGTGATATCCCAAATGAGTTGCGGTAACACCTGGAAGATTGCAACCACGAGATCCGCAATGCTAAGATGCTTCATAAAGTAAAACATCCGGGACTGGCTGTGTTTGGTGGTGTGGATAGCCCACAGGACGCACAGGTTA contains:
- the oxtrb gene encoding oxytocin receptor b encodes the protein MDELLREHNSWVQNISWINSSRVNDSHLGNSTLNPLKRNEEVAKVEVAVLVLVLLLALTGNLCVLWAIHTTKHSQSRMFYFMKHLSIADLVVAIFQVLPQLIWDITFRFYGPDLLCRLVKYLQVVGMFASTYMLVLMSIDRCLAICQPLRLVHKRKDDFCVIGSWMLSLIFSTPQAYIFSLKEVGHGVYDCWGDFVQPWGAKAYITWMSLSIYIIPVAILSICYGLICFKIWQNFNLKTRREHFLALTPRPSKGAHPLSRVSNVRLISKAKIRTVKMTFVVVLAYIVCWTPFFFVQMWSAWDPAAPREDMAFIIAMLLASLNSCCNPWIYLFFAGHLFHNLKQCFFCCCRQYLTPSSCSCDRQCAHKSNCSTFVIKNTSSQRSLSRTTSTGGPGH